Proteins from a single region of Herpetosiphon gulosus:
- a CDS encoding ADP-ribosylglycohydrolase family protein produces MTAAQQRMLAALTGLSVGEAYGQQLWQQVQTGLAIADQPSLLPAPWLWTDATLMACSLVDQLWHYGAVHSAALAADLALRYTPVRDYGTSMHQLLAKPRDGAAVMSDAQNLFDGQGSFGVGAAMRVAPLGLFLAEAPLNEVAQQAQLSALTTHTHSEAVAGAVAVAVAGAILWRERDQPLRQPSAILDEISHYVPSSSLEHRLVLASAMNDRQMWHHIALRLSNGYQHSAQATVPWCLWCAVHYRDDYAAAIEQVCAAGGNFTSMAAIVGGLLVGTLGRDCIPPPWLNAREPLPSWFLASLGLESI; encoded by the coding sequence ATGACAGCAGCACAACAGCGCATGTTGGCGGCCTTAACGGGCTTATCGGTGGGCGAGGCCTATGGTCAACAGCTTTGGCAGCAAGTTCAAACCGGGCTTGCAATTGCCGACCAGCCCAGCCTTTTGCCAGCACCATGGCTGTGGACAGACGCAACCTTGATGGCATGTTCGTTGGTTGATCAATTATGGCATTATGGCGCGGTGCATAGTGCGGCTTTGGCTGCCGATTTGGCTTTGCGCTACACCCCAGTCCGTGATTATGGCACGTCGATGCATCAATTATTGGCTAAGCCGCGTGATGGCGCAGCCGTGATGAGCGATGCTCAAAACTTATTCGATGGGCAAGGCTCGTTTGGGGTTGGCGCGGCCATGCGTGTGGCTCCGTTAGGCTTATTTTTGGCTGAGGCTCCGCTGAACGAAGTTGCTCAACAAGCCCAACTTTCGGCGCTTACCACCCATACCCATTCTGAGGCGGTGGCGGGAGCAGTGGCAGTGGCGGTAGCAGGCGCAATTCTCTGGCGTGAACGTGATCAACCGCTGCGCCAGCCCTCGGCAATCTTGGATGAAATTAGCCACTATGTGCCGAGCAGCAGCCTTGAACATCGTTTGGTCTTGGCTTCCGCAATGAATGATCGCCAAATGTGGCATCACATTGCCTTACGATTGAGCAATGGCTATCAGCATAGCGCCCAAGCTACCGTGCCGTGGTGCTTGTGGTGTGCTGTGCATTATCGCGATGATTATGCTGCCGCGATTGAGCAGGTGTGTGCTGCTGGCGGCAACTTTACCTCAATGGCTGCAATTGTTGGGGGATTGTTGGTGGGCACACTGGGCCGCGATTGTATTCCACCGCCATGGCTGAACGCCCGCGAACCCTTGCCAAGCTGGTTTTTGGCCAGCCTTGGCCTCGAAAGCATTTGA
- a CDS encoding transglutaminase family protein, whose translation MYYTIRHVTRFRYSNPISESMMEVRKQPRTEGDQRCLSFDITTKPKSKVLVYYDPQGNTVHHFGIPRAHTQLEIITQAYVENRIQAPADDLMLDLSTWQILEDHALNGNDWDYLNPSQFVHSTDLLQAFATEIGLSKQLDPLSLIRQINQAIYDKFEYVPQSTRADSPIDEALATRRGVCQDYTHIMLSLLRWLQIPARYVSGYLFHRTDDTVRSAADASHAWVEAWLPSLGWVGFDPTNNVTVSDRHIRVALGRDYADVPPTHGIFKGETQSTLEVAVQVCLADEPLQADQPSQLEGWSVVEGGDVAAVLQQMQQQQ comes from the coding sequence ATGTACTACACCATTCGCCACGTAACTCGCTTTCGCTATAGCAACCCAATTAGCGAAAGCATGATGGAAGTTCGCAAACAACCGCGCACCGAGGGCGATCAACGCTGTTTGTCGTTTGACATAACCACCAAGCCAAAATCGAAAGTCTTGGTATATTATGATCCTCAGGGCAATACGGTGCATCATTTTGGGATTCCACGGGCGCATACTCAGCTTGAAATTATCACCCAAGCCTATGTCGAAAATCGGATTCAAGCTCCAGCCGATGATCTCATGCTTGATCTCAGCACATGGCAAATTTTGGAAGATCATGCACTCAACGGCAACGATTGGGATTATCTCAACCCTAGCCAGTTTGTGCACTCAACCGATTTGCTGCAAGCCTTCGCTACCGAAATTGGCCTGAGCAAACAGCTCGACCCACTTTCGTTGATTCGCCAGATTAATCAAGCAATCTACGATAAATTTGAGTATGTTCCACAGAGTACACGCGCTGATTCGCCAATCGATGAAGCTTTGGCCACCCGACGGGGCGTTTGCCAAGATTACACCCATATTATGCTCAGTTTATTGCGCTGGTTGCAAATTCCGGCGCGGTATGTAAGTGGCTATCTGTTTCATCGTACCGACGACACTGTGCGTTCAGCGGCTGATGCCTCGCATGCATGGGTTGAGGCGTGGTTGCCAAGCCTTGGCTGGGTAGGCTTTGATCCAACCAACAATGTGACCGTGAGTGATCGGCATATTCGAGTAGCGCTTGGCCGCGATTACGCTGATGTACCGCCGACTCATGGCATTTTCAAGGGCGAAACCCAAAGCACGCTCGAAGTAGCGGTGCAAGTATGCCTCGCCGACGAACCGTTACAAGCCGATCAACCATCGCAACTAGAAGGCTGGTCGGTGGTTGAGGGCGGCGATGTGGCGGCGGTGTTACAACAAATGCAGCAACAGCAATAA
- a CDS encoding sigma factor-like helix-turn-helix DNA-binding protein: MLITIPDHLHSITIQQLQLPNRIRNILLRANIWNLGELIPYLNNLSIVHGLGVSTVPIITSSVENLCNSIDENHNIDWNRYWVLQKIDPENVQESNPFSRESNILSRKITISENFIHITIDELHLPEIIYNKLNDMNIITLLDLYNAQENGTLRENKLDNRYIKKINGVIENIKNSIDKDNKIDWNKYFNKQGLIIIPQQYNPVNTSLNIFYFLEETIKFILNISNDERHWEIIQHRFGLKKTNKFTLEELGSFFGITRERVRQIEFKCLKKLRLVLTEKEHIEYPYIIHPNILFMIRSILKIFNKRENMIITENDLFKKIEFILSCSNANNPIIHLLLKLAEMNPIHLINTDLIPVWQHSSLANQDLTQTIITNLDILLTQDIIIPMEDFEILLKINQKLPKNQKISLVELHQYIKLCSTIEQRDDGLFWGKFEYLKSRGDQAYRILTEAGKPLSIGSMTRTINSTLIPHGHQKLQEQNFANQLISDARFIPIGRTGQWALKAWNHIDTSSILELMEKFLHIHNKPATDQEIFDYVQQRRPVGRGSINIYLTSNPKIFRKTSRSHWGLATWKETENAHIWNREQIADFIANIFKQHKTQKLELRIIREALMHAARVTSRQAIGMVARNPALRIYHDPNTTIRFATFQPNYKAEINTKQSITRKKQTIRDSIQQAVHLLLEQSPNKQMPLFQLIKQLTSAPYNFHDKTMYAYIRQMSSVETIIIPETGTKMCRLKGTDSITFPQVNRIQDSQLRDNINHALTNLNETNIDIALFQLGREFEATIKNCLISGIISGRINASQSLGKDPKKWKLVDMVDYAKNQNLIIDLGAVNLLCQERNNPAQGLRPTLSERQALMNSAPYLAGLYIDYIIHFSELMDTF; this comes from the coding sequence ATGCTGATAACAATCCCTGACCATCTCCACTCTATTACGATTCAACAATTACAGCTACCAAATAGAATTAGAAATATATTGTTAAGAGCAAATATCTGGAATCTTGGCGAATTAATTCCTTACTTAAATAATCTTTCAATAGTTCACGGACTTGGCGTATCAACAGTTCCTATTATCACTAGTTCTGTTGAAAATTTATGTAACTCTATAGATGAGAACCATAATATTGATTGGAATCGCTATTGGGTATTACAAAAAATAGATCCTGAAAATGTACAAGAAAGTAATCCTTTTTCAAGGGAGAGTAATATTCTCTCAAGAAAAATTACTATTAGTGAAAACTTCATACACATAACAATAGATGAATTACATTTACCAGAAATCATTTATAACAAACTTAATGATATGAATATCATCACATTACTCGATCTTTATAATGCTCAGGAGAATGGAACTCTTCGTGAAAATAAATTAGATAATAGATATATCAAGAAAATAAATGGAGTAATCGAAAATATCAAAAATTCAATTGATAAAGATAATAAAATTGATTGGAACAAGTATTTCAATAAACAAGGTCTTATCATAATACCTCAGCAATACAATCCAGTTAATACTAGTTTAAATATTTTCTACTTTCTTGAAGAAACTATCAAGTTTATCTTAAATATCTCTAATGATGAACGACATTGGGAAATTATTCAGCATAGATTTGGATTAAAAAAAACAAACAAATTTACACTTGAAGAATTAGGGTCATTTTTTGGGATTACACGCGAAAGAGTTCGACAAATTGAATTTAAGTGTTTAAAAAAATTACGTTTGGTATTAACAGAAAAAGAACATATTGAATATCCTTACATCATCCATCCAAACATCCTTTTTATGATAAGATCTATATTAAAGATTTTTAATAAAAGGGAAAATATGATTATAACAGAAAATGATCTGTTTAAAAAAATAGAATTTATTCTATCTTGTAGTAATGCAAATAATCCTATTATTCATCTATTACTTAAATTAGCAGAAATGAATCCTATTCATTTAATTAATACTGATTTAATTCCAGTATGGCAACACAGTTCATTAGCTAATCAAGATTTAACTCAAACTATTATTACTAATCTAGATATACTTTTAACACAAGATATAATAATTCCTATGGAAGACTTCGAGATCCTTTTAAAAATCAACCAAAAGTTACCTAAAAATCAAAAAATCAGTTTAGTAGAACTCCATCAATATATAAAGTTATGTAGCACTATTGAACAACGGGATGATGGCCTGTTTTGGGGGAAATTCGAATATTTAAAAAGCAGAGGAGATCAAGCCTACCGGATTTTAACCGAGGCAGGGAAACCCTTATCAATTGGATCAATGACGAGAACAATCAATAGTACACTGATACCACATGGACATCAAAAGCTCCAAGAACAAAATTTTGCTAATCAACTTATTAGCGATGCTCGATTTATACCAATTGGTCGAACAGGTCAGTGGGCTTTGAAGGCATGGAATCACATTGATACTAGTAGTATTTTAGAATTAATGGAAAAATTTTTACATATCCATAATAAACCAGCTACTGATCAAGAAATCTTTGATTATGTTCAGCAGCGAAGGCCTGTTGGTCGAGGATCAATTAATATCTACCTTACCAGTAATCCCAAAATCTTCCGTAAAACAAGCCGTAGCCATTGGGGTTTGGCAACATGGAAGGAGACAGAAAATGCCCATATTTGGAATCGCGAACAAATTGCAGATTTTATTGCAAACATTTTCAAGCAACATAAAACTCAAAAATTAGAGCTACGGATTATTCGTGAAGCCCTTATGCACGCTGCTAGAGTAACTTCACGCCAAGCAATTGGTATGGTTGCAAGGAATCCTGCCTTACGTATTTATCACGACCCAAACACTACTATACGATTTGCAACGTTTCAACCAAACTATAAAGCGGAAATAAACACAAAACAGTCGATAACTCGTAAGAAACAGACTATTCGTGATAGTATTCAGCAGGCAGTTCATTTGTTACTTGAACAGTCGCCCAATAAGCAGATGCCGTTATTTCAACTTATCAAGCAGTTAACTTCGGCTCCATATAACTTCCATGATAAGACTATGTATGCCTATATTCGTCAAATGTCATCAGTTGAAACAATAATTATCCCAGAAACAGGTACTAAAATGTGCCGATTAAAAGGTACAGATTCTATTACCTTTCCTCAAGTAAATCGGATTCAGGATTCACAATTAAGGGATAATATCAATCATGCATTAACGAATTTAAATGAAACTAATATTGATATAGCTTTATTTCAATTAGGACGTGAATTTGAGGCCACAATCAAAAATTGTTTAATTTCAGGAATCATCAGTGGAAGAATAAACGCAAGCCAAAGTTTGGGTAAAGACCCTAAAAAATGGAAATTGGTTGACATGGTAGATTATGCCAAAAACCAAAATCTTATTATAGATCTTGGGGCTGTAAATTTACTGTGCCAAGAAAGAAATAATCCCGCCCAAGGATTACGGCCTACATTGAGTGAGCGGCAAGCATTAATGAATAGTGCTCCATATCTTGCAGGCTTATACATTGATTATATTATTCATTTTTCTGAGCTTATGGATACATTTTAA
- a CDS encoding VWA domain-containing protein, which translates to MNQSELLNRRQVLYWRMLSTMFGYDQQGENFDNMSHEIAQDLALPESILHPTLSLDQLFQRYPELEPEFNLTELDDRQDPTILRRSLIISKLLLNVFGPQTQKRSISAAEYAQWLKDVAHLERCLGFQPGALRQSQPGQGQASQPGGLQGGQGIGSGFNLSEEELRQVIQGLEKDLIKRMALREVLQDNRLAAQLTPSMAVVEQLLRDKSHLSGNALINAKRLIKQYVDELADVLRLQVMQAVSAKIDRSVPPKRVFRNLDLKRTIWRNLTNWNSNEGRLYVDRLYYRQTAKKRTPMRMIVVVDQSGSMVDAMVQCTILASIFAGLPHVDMHLIAFDTRMLDLTPWVHDPFEVLLRTQLGGGTSINEALLFASEKIQEPRKTAVVLITDFYEGGPQQVLLDTIKAMIESGVHFIPVGAVTSSGYFSVNDWFRTKLKEMGRPIFAGSPRKLIEQIKQFITL; encoded by the coding sequence ATGAACCAATCCGAGCTATTAAATCGTCGCCAAGTGCTCTATTGGCGCATGCTCAGCACCATGTTTGGCTACGACCAGCAGGGCGAAAACTTTGACAATATGAGCCATGAAATTGCCCAAGATTTGGCGTTGCCTGAGTCGATTTTGCATCCAACACTCTCGCTGGATCAATTGTTTCAGCGTTATCCTGAGCTTGAACCAGAGTTCAACCTGACCGAGCTTGACGATCGTCAAGATCCTACAATCTTGCGCCGTTCATTGATTATCTCGAAGTTGTTGCTAAATGTTTTTGGCCCCCAAACCCAAAAACGCTCGATCAGCGCTGCTGAGTATGCCCAATGGCTCAAAGATGTAGCCCATCTTGAACGTTGTTTGGGTTTTCAGCCTGGAGCGTTGCGCCAAAGCCAACCTGGTCAAGGCCAAGCCAGCCAACCTGGTGGTTTGCAAGGTGGGCAGGGCATTGGCTCAGGCTTCAATCTCTCTGAAGAAGAGTTGCGCCAAGTCATCCAAGGGCTGGAAAAAGATTTGATTAAGCGTATGGCCTTGCGCGAAGTGTTGCAAGATAATCGGCTCGCCGCCCAACTTACGCCTTCGATGGCGGTGGTTGAGCAATTGCTGCGCGATAAAAGCCATCTTTCGGGCAATGCTTTGATCAACGCCAAACGTTTAATCAAACAATATGTCGATGAATTGGCCGATGTGTTGCGTTTGCAGGTGATGCAGGCGGTTTCGGCCAAAATTGACCGTTCAGTGCCGCCCAAGCGGGTGTTTCGCAACCTTGATTTGAAACGCACAATTTGGCGCAATCTGACCAATTGGAATTCCAATGAAGGTCGCTTGTATGTTGATCGCTTGTATTATCGCCAAACTGCCAAAAAACGCACACCAATGCGCATGATTGTGGTTGTTGATCAATCTGGCTCGATGGTTGATGCCATGGTGCAATGCACAATTCTGGCTTCGATTTTCGCCGGCTTGCCCCATGTTGATATGCATTTGATCGCGTTCGACACACGCATGCTTGATCTCACGCCGTGGGTACACGACCCGTTTGAGGTGTTGCTGCGCACTCAGCTTGGCGGCGGTACAAGCATCAACGAAGCCTTGCTCTTTGCTAGCGAAAAAATTCAAGAGCCACGCAAAACCGCCGTGGTACTGATCACCGATTTTTATGAAGGCGGCCCGCAGCAGGTGCTGCTCGATACAATCAAAGCCATGATCGAATCGGGTGTGCATTTTATTCCGGTCGGGGCGGTTACTAGCTCAGGCTATTTCAGCGTCAACGATTGGTTCCGCACCAAGCTCAAAGAAATGGGTCGGCCAATTTTTGCTGGCAGCCCTCGCAAGCTGATCGAACAAATTAAGCAATTTATTACCTTGTAA
- a CDS encoding AAA family ATPase gives MSDTVLRLPAELKYADELRYLAERDSGQRPARWQLSPQMVRTFVLGSTPAQKLDREIAQKWYGDPSIAERAIVTLASDRGLLLIGDPGTGKSWMAELLAAAICGDSTYVVQGTAGTTEDQIKYSWNIAMVIAAGQSRDSMIPSPIMTSMQLGAMGRFEELTRCTSDVQDALISILSEKYISIPELRNDNVVFAKQGFNIIATANSRDRGVNDLSSALKRRFNFVHIPVVTNKKQEREIILFRTTELLERQQVRIDVAPTLLDVLLQTFADLREASASASSDDAKLESALSTAEQIGVLEDAVLYSTYFGEQRLTPEILGRSLVGTLVRRRPEDIAVMNKFWHSVVAKHSEKHQGEWRDFMAGGQDAMKVIEG, from the coding sequence ATGTCTGATACCGTTTTGCGCTTGCCCGCCGAACTCAAATATGCCGATGAATTGCGCTATTTGGCCGAACGTGATAGCGGTCAACGGCCTGCTCGCTGGCAACTTTCGCCCCAGATGGTGCGCACCTTCGTGCTTGGTAGCACGCCTGCTCAAAAGCTCGATCGCGAGATTGCCCAAAAATGGTATGGCGACCCCAGTATTGCCGAGCGGGCGATTGTCACCTTGGCCTCAGATCGCGGTTTGTTGCTGATTGGCGATCCTGGCACGGGCAAAAGCTGGATGGCCGAGTTGCTGGCGGCAGCGATTTGTGGCGATTCGACCTATGTGGTGCAAGGCACGGCAGGCACAACCGAAGACCAAATTAAATATTCGTGGAATATTGCCATGGTAATTGCCGCTGGCCAATCGCGTGATTCGATGATTCCTTCGCCCATTATGACCAGCATGCAGCTTGGTGCAATGGGTCGGTTTGAAGAATTAACCCGTTGTACCAGCGATGTCCAAGATGCGCTGATTTCGATTTTGAGTGAAAAATACATTTCGATTCCTGAATTGCGCAACGATAATGTGGTATTTGCTAAGCAGGGCTTCAACATTATTGCTACCGCCAACAGCCGCGACCGTGGGGTTAACGATCTTTCGTCGGCGCTCAAACGGCGTTTCAATTTTGTGCATATTCCAGTGGTCACCAACAAAAAGCAAGAACGCGAAATTATTCTGTTTCGCACGACCGAGCTGTTGGAGCGCCAACAAGTGCGAATCGACGTTGCCCCAACCTTGCTCGATGTCTTGCTGCAAACCTTCGCTGATTTACGCGAAGCTAGCGCTAGTGCTAGCTCCGACGATGCCAAGCTCGAATCAGCGCTCTCGACCGCTGAACAAATTGGCGTGTTGGAAGATGCCGTGCTCTATTCGACCTACTTTGGCGAGCAACGCCTCACGCCCGAAATTCTTGGGCGCTCGTTGGTTGGCACGCTGGTTCGTCGTCGCCCCGAAGATATTGCCGTAATGAACAAATTCTGGCATAGCGTGGTGGCCAAACACAGCGAAAAACATCAAGGCGAATGGCGCGATTTTATGGCTGGCGGTCAGGATGCAATGAAGGTCATCGAGGGATAA
- a CDS encoding DUF5682 family protein, which produces MLDSLTQQLKVTAAAFSEDAEALQRLLQRMAHDVERAEHEPLDLFPVAHHSPASALQLVRRLHQKQPKVIYIELCEDMLELVGHLRDCKLPVAFQAFAADSELVPPEALPISVVAPLTESSAEYQAIAYALTHPETQLVFVDRPVDYVFQWQPLPTIDEDAADDDDEAAQLHGKSIGVTIGSLEPTFDDFLHYLLQNSNSRHFTEWWEQYVERVILHADYAIYRQVMTLVGSLIHQLGRKPQDVITDRLRERYMWTRIKQHLAEHAIDPTEALYICGAAHLASDVAEFGTNTAEQWAEMPAKSNTQWLFGLIPSSFVAIEQQFNHPPGTIALAESTWRKSLKAVDIKPFQLGKEQKPAKASRNKAPAVASQQSNNPQALANFLGMPPEVAEADHEQLIDWCARIVGLARENGYLSSTADSIAIYETSYLLANIRNRRQPSPYDFQDAAITCLEKDRTPRKRNISQLCRVLLGGDRVGTVGYESLPPLAKNIYDRLAPLNVNLYAKTNQRALMDFSQRPDLLDSSELLWRLNYLLGNYVVQPIIGERKLGSKPLQESWEIRIGKYQRDVIQLGYEGITLEQVLEQRMRQRAFGDDATAAKALHTAEASLMYLHSPRFTEELGFHSRALLIQETGVQDAPDIFDRARHLVQYYRTTPQGLAVWLESFVATGYSHYASLLPQAIADRGTTPEAVAGMLGFIFSLESLALSVGCQRSELLISVELAGKGEVAPDKLGLLWVAEWLLNRRSIQSMREFFEHLTEDSLSLQGLPAYLNGFILALKFAPRIALFVVELLSHIFRIVPDSVLIPWLPGFILQLRRNATILEPLIKEAALVFPSDLAGLGAWQPNWMHDQQRLPEGEMTIDAELSPDDQLAHNLLLAHPAGMQALAALLKLG; this is translated from the coding sequence ATGCTTGATTCACTAACCCAACAATTAAAGGTCACAGCGGCAGCCTTCAGCGAAGATGCTGAGGCACTGCAACGCTTGCTCCAACGCATGGCCCATGATGTTGAGCGAGCTGAACACGAGCCGCTTGATCTGTTTCCGGTGGCGCATCATTCACCTGCTTCGGCCTTGCAACTGGTGCGCCGCTTGCACCAAAAGCAGCCAAAAGTCATTTACATCGAATTGTGCGAGGATATGCTCGAGTTGGTGGGACATTTGCGCGATTGTAAATTGCCAGTGGCGTTTCAGGCATTTGCTGCCGATAGCGAGTTGGTTCCGCCAGAGGCGCTGCCAATTAGCGTGGTTGCGCCCTTGACCGAATCGTCAGCCGAATATCAAGCGATTGCCTATGCCCTGACCCACCCTGAAACCCAATTGGTTTTTGTTGATCGTCCAGTTGATTATGTGTTTCAATGGCAACCCTTGCCAACAATCGACGAGGATGCAGCCGACGATGATGATGAGGCCGCCCAACTCCATGGCAAATCGATTGGCGTGACGATTGGCTCGTTAGAACCGACGTTTGACGATTTTCTGCATTATTTGCTGCAAAACTCCAACTCGCGCCATTTTACCGAATGGTGGGAGCAATATGTCGAGCGGGTGATTTTGCACGCCGATTATGCCATCTATCGCCAAGTAATGACCTTGGTTGGCAGCTTAATTCACCAACTTGGTCGCAAACCCCAAGATGTAATCACTGATCGTCTGCGTGAACGCTATATGTGGACGCGGATCAAGCAACATTTAGCCGAGCATGCGATTGATCCAACTGAGGCCTTGTATATTTGTGGGGCGGCGCACTTGGCCAGCGATGTAGCTGAATTTGGCACTAATACTGCCGAGCAATGGGCTGAAATGCCTGCTAAAAGCAATACTCAATGGCTGTTTGGGCTGATTCCATCGAGTTTTGTGGCAATTGAACAGCAGTTCAATCATCCACCTGGCACAATTGCTTTGGCTGAATCGACCTGGCGCAAAAGCCTTAAAGCTGTTGATATTAAGCCGTTTCAGCTTGGCAAGGAGCAAAAACCAGCCAAAGCCAGTCGCAATAAAGCTCCAGCCGTTGCCAGCCAACAATCAAACAATCCTCAGGCTTTGGCTAATTTTCTGGGCATGCCGCCCGAAGTGGCCGAGGCCGATCACGAGCAATTGATCGATTGGTGTGCGCGAATTGTGGGTTTGGCGCGGGAAAATGGCTATTTGTCCAGCACCGCCGATTCAATTGCAATTTATGAAACATCGTATCTTTTGGCTAATATTCGTAATCGCCGCCAGCCCTCGCCCTACGATTTTCAAGATGCGGCGATCACCTGCTTGGAAAAAGATCGCACGCCACGCAAACGCAATATCAGCCAATTGTGTCGGGTCTTGTTGGGCGGCGATCGGGTTGGCACGGTCGGCTATGAATCGCTGCCGCCATTGGCTAAAAATATCTATGATCGATTAGCGCCGTTGAATGTCAACCTGTATGCCAAAACCAACCAACGGGCTTTGATGGATTTTAGCCAACGTCCCGATTTACTCGACAGTTCAGAGTTACTTTGGCGCTTGAATTATTTGCTGGGTAATTATGTGGTGCAGCCAATCATTGGTGAGCGCAAACTTGGCAGCAAACCATTGCAAGAATCGTGGGAAATTCGGATTGGCAAATACCAACGCGATGTGATTCAACTAGGCTACGAAGGCATTACGCTGGAGCAAGTGCTAGAGCAGCGCATGCGTCAACGGGCCTTTGGCGATGATGCAACAGCGGCCAAAGCGCTGCATACCGCCGAAGCCAGCTTGATGTATTTGCATAGCCCACGCTTTACCGAGGAACTTGGTTTTCACAGCCGCGCCTTGTTAATTCAAGAAACGGGCGTGCAGGATGCGCCAGATATTTTCGACCGTGCTCGCCATTTGGTGCAATATTATCGCACCACGCCTCAAGGCTTGGCGGTTTGGCTCGAATCGTTTGTAGCAACTGGTTATAGCCATTATGCCTCGTTGCTGCCGCAGGCCATCGCCGATCGCGGCACTACGCCCGAAGCGGTGGCGGGCATGTTGGGCTTTATCTTCTCGCTGGAGAGTTTGGCCTTATCGGTTGGCTGTCAGCGCAGCGAATTGCTAATTAGCGTTGAACTGGCTGGCAAGGGCGAAGTTGCCCCCGATAAACTGGGCTTGTTGTGGGTTGCCGAGTGGCTGCTCAATCGGCGTAGTATTCAGTCAATGCGCGAATTTTTCGAACATCTCACCGAAGATTCACTGAGTTTGCAAGGATTGCCCGCCTACCTGAATGGCTTTATCTTGGCCTTGAAATTTGCCCCACGGATTGCGTTGTTCGTGGTTGAACTTTTGAGCCATATCTTCCGAATTGTGCCCGACTCAGTATTAATTCCATGGTTGCCAGGCTTTATTTTGCAATTACGCCGTAACGCCACAATTCTGGAGCCATTGATCAAAGAGGCCGCCCTAGTTTTTCCAAGCGATTTGGCAGGCCTTGGCGCATGGCAACCCAATTGGATGCACGATCAACAACGTTTGCCTGAGGGCGAAATGACGATCGATGCAGAACTAAGCCCCGATGATCAATTGGCCCATAATTTGCTTTTAGCGCACCCAGCTGGAATGCAGGCCTTGGCAGCGCTATTGAAGCTTGGGTAA